A window of Emcibacter sp. SYSU 3D8 genomic DNA:
TGCCGCCGAAGCGGATCGGGCATATCGAGCGTGAGGCATCCTCGCTGGGCGTGCCCGTGACCCGCATCGGCCGGATCGTCGCGGGCGAGGGTGTGCACGTGCTCGACACTTCGGGGCGCGAAATCATGCCGCGATTATCAGGATACCGGCACCGCTGACAGATATTTCAAATTGTTTCCAGCGATTCGACGCATTTGCGCGGCAAACCGCAGATTCAGCCGCCGGTGAAACAATCGCGGGTGTTTTTTTGCGAGTCATTCTCGATAATCATCCAGAATCAGGCCGGAAAGTGTCAAAATCGTGGGAAACTCCCGTTGTCCGGCCGTCAGATTCGTTGTGCAATCGCAAAAATCGGCTTAGTATCCCGCTGACATGGGACTGGGTTTTAAAGATCAGTAATGACCGAGTACGAGCAAGTGGGCGAACTGGAAGGAATCAAGCGTAAGTTTGGCGCGTTCGTGAGAACGCGGGGCTTTGCGCATTTTGGTTTCCACCTCTACACCGTCTGGAACGATGGTGAGTGTCCGGATATCACGCTTACCAGCCTCTCGATCGTCGATCAGCCGGGCTACCTTGCCCGCATGGCGACGGTTCTGGCGCCATTGTCCATTGGCGAGTCAATGGGACGCGGCGCGTTCTGGTGGTCTGATCCCGCCGGCAGCCAGTCGCCTGTTCTGGTTCTTCCCTATCGCGGCGGTGACGACGAGAAGGCACTGCTGACGCTGATGCCCCATGCCCTGGGCGAGGTCGCCACCGGAGATCTGCTCGATCGGGGACGCGAATTCTACGATATCGCCTCGCAGGCGTTGAAGGCCCACGGGTTCATCCCGCCTGTGCCGCAATTGTCCGAAGAAGAAAAGTGCTGCCTCAGGCTGCAGGCCGAAGGCGCTGTGACGCCGGCGCGGCTGAAGGCATACGGCATGCTGCCGGATGATTTCCGGCGCCACATGCGTACCGCGACCAAGAGCATGCGCGCGCAGAACGAAGTTCACGCGGTGGTTATCGCGCTTCGCCTGCACTTGATTTCTCCTGAGATCGGATAGGCCCATGGAGATCCTGGAGTACATCGAACGTTCAAACGCAGCCCAGTCACGGGACGAAGCCCTGGTGCTTTTCCGGCAGGCAGTCGGCCAGTATGGCTTCGACCGGGTGATGTATCACAGCACCCGCGCCGTCGGCGAAGGCGAGGACGACGGGTCGTCGGTTGTCCTGACCAATTACCCGAATGACTGGCTCGGCCAGTACGCGACCAATCGCTGGGACAAGTACGATCCGGTCGTCCGCTATGGCATCGTGGCGCCGCGCCCCTTCTGCTGGGATGCACTGCCCACGCACATGCATCTGACCAAGCAACAGCGCGTCCTGATGGGAGGCGCCGTGGATGCCGGCCTGAATGATGGCGTTGGCATTCCCCTGCACGGTCCTCGCGGCGAAAGTTCGGGCGTTGGCCTGGCCAGCACGTCGGGCCGGACCGATGCGCCGCATCACCTGGGCGTTCTGAATGCCCTCGTTCACCAGTTTCACCTGAATTACTGGTCGTTCGAAGAGCCGGGCAGCCGCGACCAGATCGCGGTATCGCTGACGGCGCGCGAGCGTGAAGTTCTTCATTGGTGCGCCCAGGGCAAGAGCAACTGGACCATCGGCGAGATCATCGGCATTTCCGAGCATGGCGTTGAATTCCATGTCCGTAACATGCTGAAGAAACTGGACGTCGACAGCCGTATCACCGCGGTGGTCAAGGCGCTGCATCTGGGCCTGATCCTGCCGTAACAGCGCGACAAGTCATTTGGTTGAATAAAGGCCGCGACGGTATCCGTCGCGGCCTTTTTCGTCGTGCCGGGTCGTCGTGCCGGGTCGTCGTGCCGGGTCGTCGTGCCGGGTCGTCGTGCCGGGTCGTCGTGCCGGGTCGTCGTGCCGGGTCGTCGTGCCGGGTCGAGGGACCGGGTCGAGGGGCCAGGGCAGGGGCAGGGGCTCGTCCGATCCCGCCTTAATCGATCACATTGCCGCTGCAGCTCCGCCGCTGTTTTTTCTAATTCAAGTTTTATGCATGTAAGGGTTCTGGGCCTCCAAATGGCTTCTGGAGGGCCAAATACGCTGCGCCCGAGACAATTCTCCGTTTAATATCAAGGCGTAAGAAGTTTTCTGCAAAACCCTACGGAGTACCGTAGGTGTGGAGCGCGCGCCGGCGGGGTACCGTCATCAGGCTTCAACCCGCAACCTGATGATAGAGCCATGATCGATTGTATTACCTGCGAAACAGCCCACCTCTTCGGCGACGCCATCGCGTCGCAGCATCGTCTTCGCTATAAGGTCTTCATTCAGCAGCAGGGCTACGATGTCCCGAGCTATCGGGGCATGGAGTTCGACCAGTTCGACACGCCGGCTGCCACTTACCTGACTTATCGGGATAAGCAGGGCGTCGTTCGCGCTGTGACGCGCGTCAGCCCGACCAGCATGCCGTACATGCTCGAGGAAGTTTTCTCCGACATGGTCACCTTCGCGCCGCTCGTGAAGTCGGACCGGATCTGGGAGGGTACTCGCCTCGCCGTCGATCCAGACCTGCCTGACGCCGAACGGGCGCGCGTGGTCGGTGAGATGATGTGCGGCTACCTGGAATTCGGTATCCGCGAAGGCATCGATGAATTCTACATTCTGATGCCCGTCGCGCTGCAGACCATTCTCATGGAGCGCACCGGCTGGCCGGTGACGGTTCTGGGCGAGACCCGGATGATTGGCGGCGAAGCCGTCCGCGCCGTGGCCCCCAAGGTGTCGCCGGAAATTCTTGCCCGCGTCCGCGGCAAGCTCGGCATTACGTATTCAGTCCTTCAGACCGCCGACGACCTCGCGGCCGTCGAAACTCAGGAAAAGGTAGCTTAACATGACCCCCGAAACGCGTATCAGTGGTTTGGTTGCCGAGACCTCTCAGGAGAATGCCCAGTCGCTTCTTCCGGGTCTGCAGTACCTGGCGCGCGAAGCCCGTTGGGCCGAGCTGAACGAGGTCGCACAGATCCTCGACGACGCCATCAATGACATATCGAAGTGGATTCGCGGCAGCGCGAATTAAAGAGCACGCCGCCACCGCCTCCTGGAGAGGCGGAAGCGCAGGAAGTTTTGCCGGGTAAACTTGGGCCGGCATAAGCGCCGGGTTCTCGAAGCGGGTATTTTCCCCGATCGAGACCCGGCGTTTGCTTTTTCGGGTCTTTCTCACAAAGCCACATTCACCCCTGTTCGGCCGGGTTTCCCTGACGGCCGGACGGGCGGGACTGCGGCGCCAATTGGCCGGGACCGGACCGTTTCGACGCGGGCCCGGCGCTTGCGTTTGAAGGGTGGATACGTCACAGTTTCGACCGAACCTAGAACCCGTAAATCGGGCGAACCACCGGGTCCGCGGACAATGTTTCCGCTGTAATGAGGCCCCAACGAATAGATGAGGGAAGTCTCTGATGTCACTTGAACTTTGGCTGGTCATAGGCTGCGGTCTGTTGGCCGTTGTCTATGGCCTAGTAACCGGCCGCGCCATTCTTGCAGCAAGCGCCGGCAATGCACGGATGCAGGAAATCGCAGCCGCCGTCCAGGAGGGGGCAAAGGCCTATCTGAACCGACAATACACCACGATCGGTGTCGTCGGCGTTATCATCGCGATCGGTCTGTTCTTCGCCCTTGGCAAATTCGCCGCGCTGGGCTTCGTGATCGGCGCGGTACTGTCCGGCGCCGCCGGCTATGTCGGCATGATCGTCTCGGTCCGCGCCAATGTGCGTACCGCCGAGGCATCGCGTATCGGCCTTGGCGCCGGGCTTAGCCTGGCGTTCCGCGCCGGCGCCGTTACCGGCATGCTCGTCGCCGGTCTGGCGCTGCTGGGCGTTGCCGGCTATTACGCGTTCCTTCTCAGCTTCGACTTCCCCGAAGGCGATCGCAGCCTGATCGACGGGCTCGTTTCCCTGGGTTTCGGCGCGTCGCTGATTTCCATCTT
This region includes:
- a CDS encoding acyl-homoserine-lactone synthase, with the protein product MIDCITCETAHLFGDAIASQHRLRYKVFIQQQGYDVPSYRGMEFDQFDTPAATYLTYRDKQGVVRAVTRVSPTSMPYMLEEVFSDMVTFAPLVKSDRIWEGTRLAVDPDLPDAERARVVGEMMCGYLEFGIREGIDEFYILMPVALQTILMERTGWPVTVLGETRMIGGEAVRAVAPKVSPEILARVRGKLGITYSVLQTADDLAAVETQEKVA
- a CDS encoding LuxR family transcriptional regulator translates to MEILEYIERSNAAQSRDEALVLFRQAVGQYGFDRVMYHSTRAVGEGEDDGSSVVLTNYPNDWLGQYATNRWDKYDPVVRYGIVAPRPFCWDALPTHMHLTKQQRVLMGGAVDAGLNDGVGIPLHGPRGESSGVGLASTSGRTDAPHHLGVLNALVHQFHLNYWSFEEPGSRDQIAVSLTAREREVLHWCAQGKSNWTIGEIIGISEHGVEFHVRNMLKKLDVDSRITAVVKALHLGLILP